Proteins encoded in a region of the Geoanaerobacter pelophilus genome:
- a CDS encoding FliA/WhiG family RNA polymerase sigma factor, with product MNCLLKAYEEEAQRATIPNRDELIVAHLPLVKFLVGKIAAQLPHHLDREDLMSAAVIGLITAAERFDPTRGVQFKTFVEQRIRGTIMDELRSQDWLTRSLREKFKRLEREFAVLEQKLGRNPTSEEVASAMEMDLQEYFQLLEEVHFLSVVSLDDSWEDEEGSPFGLLDVLEDERVVSPQNQLMARQMVDGLSEAIEGLPEKERIVVTLYYFEELNLKEIGAVLSLTESRICQLHSQAIMRLRTKMKTFR from the coding sequence ATGAATTGCCTGCTGAAGGCATACGAAGAGGAGGCGCAACGGGCAACCATTCCCAACAGGGATGAACTGATCGTTGCTCACCTGCCGCTTGTCAAATTCCTGGTCGGCAAGATTGCCGCTCAATTGCCGCATCATCTTGATCGTGAAGACCTGATGAGCGCTGCCGTGATCGGGCTCATCACTGCTGCCGAGCGGTTTGATCCGACCCGCGGCGTTCAGTTCAAGACCTTTGTTGAGCAGCGGATCCGCGGGACAATCATGGATGAACTCCGTTCCCAGGATTGGTTGACCCGGTCTCTGCGAGAGAAATTCAAGCGGCTGGAACGCGAGTTTGCCGTGCTGGAGCAAAAGCTTGGCCGGAACCCGACCAGCGAGGAAGTTGCCTCTGCCATGGAGATGGATCTGCAGGAGTACTTCCAGCTGCTGGAAGAGGTCCATTTCCTGTCGGTGGTCAGCCTCGACGATTCCTGGGAAGATGAAGAGGGGAGTCCGTTCGGCCTGCTGGATGTGCTTGAGGACGAACGAGTTGTCAGTCCGCAGAACCAGTTGATGGCGCGGCAGATGGTAGATGGTCTTTCCGAGGCAATCGAAGGGCTGCCTGAGAAAGAAAGGATTGTAGTTACCCTTTATTATTTTGAAGAGCTGAATCTCAAAGAGATCGGCGCCGTTCTGAGCCTCACCGAGTCGCGCATCTGCCAGCTGCACAGCCAGGCGATCATGCGGCTACGGACCAAGATGAAGACGTTCCGGTAA
- a CDS encoding MinD/ParA family protein produces MNMMSGHQDQADSLRQLVRSMDNTKRVQHQAKVDGAGRGVRVISVTSGKGGVGKSNVVANLAIALSQQGKRVLIIDADLGVGNIDVLLGLSPHFTLNHVLSGEKRLKEIIMTGPAGIKLVPAGSGVQEYTSLGYCERMRILEELDELEEEFDVVIIDTEAGISENVTYFNTAAQEIVVVVSPEPTSITDVYALIKLLATRYDERRFKVLVNMVRDTRDALLVFSRLSHVTSRFLDISLDYIGCILWDDKLVDSVRSQKAVIDLFPESKSARCFSKLAKHMSEHVTAARMKGNIQFLFRRNFAQKSYNMDTV; encoded by the coding sequence ATGAACATGATGAGCGGCCATCAAGATCAGGCAGATTCATTAAGGCAGTTGGTGCGGTCCATGGACAACACCAAGCGGGTACAGCATCAGGCAAAGGTAGATGGTGCAGGGCGCGGTGTCAGGGTCATCTCAGTTACCAGCGGCAAGGGGGGGGTCGGCAAGAGCAACGTAGTTGCCAATCTCGCCATAGCGCTTTCCCAACAGGGCAAACGGGTGCTGATTATTGATGCCGACCTTGGTGTGGGCAACATTGATGTCCTGCTCGGGCTCTCTCCGCATTTCACCCTGAACCACGTCCTTTCCGGCGAGAAGCGGCTCAAGGAGATCATCATGACCGGCCCGGCGGGGATCAAGCTTGTTCCTGCCGGTTCCGGCGTTCAGGAATACACCAGCCTCGGCTACTGCGAGCGGATGCGGATCCTGGAGGAGCTGGACGAACTGGAAGAGGAGTTCGATGTCGTTATCATCGACACCGAGGCTGGAATTTCCGAAAACGTGACTTACTTCAATACTGCGGCCCAGGAGATAGTCGTTGTGGTCTCACCGGAACCGACTTCCATCACCGACGTCTATGCCCTGATCAAGCTCCTTGCCACAAGGTACGACGAACGAAGATTCAAGGTGTTGGTCAACATGGTGCGGGACACCAGGGACGCTCTGCTGGTGTTCTCCCGTCTGTCCCATGTCACCAGCCGTTTCCTTGACATCTCACTGGATTACATCGGTTGCATCTTGTGGGATGACAAGCTGGTCGATTCGGTGAGAAGCCAGAAAGCGGTCATAGATCTGTTCCCGGAGTCAAAATCGGCCCGGTGTTTTTCCAAGCTGGCCAAGCATATGAGTGAACATGTCACTGCCGCGCGCATGAAAGGGAACATCCAGTTCCTTTTCCGGCGAAACTTCGCGCAGAAATCTTACAATATGGATACCGTATGA
- the flhF gene encoding flagellar biosynthesis protein FlhF produces MLVKTFKATDMSEALRMVKAEMGSDAMILSSRKERRKGILGIFSKPFFEVTAAIDPRPAPKPVPAPREKEERELTTKEEFQKSMLGPLARELRDLREKVEKLSTRENPPPVPFKAEVTAPKSGGDNGTGNIARTIPKEDMEELKQYLLNAIKVKEKPDVVPAAFPQHKAEPEDVKILDSELQGVERVLARLSGELREAGIEKDAVGPLLEHVRPMAEITDDQKELKLSLIDAFSSVIKTAGPLRMKKNGPRIIALVGPTGVGKTTTTAKLAAMYAMHKGAKVALVTTDNFRVGAFEQLKTYSKIMGVPLEIAVTSQDLAKATETHADKDLIIIDTAGRSPKDHGRLDELKALLDSGLDIEMHLCLSATTRDKELADAITNFSVLPISSLLFTKLDEAENLGSIVNTHHRCKLPLSYFTNGQMVPEDIVVATPRKLANLVMKENA; encoded by the coding sequence ATGCTAGTTAAAACATTCAAGGCTACAGACATGTCCGAGGCCCTGAGGATGGTTAAGGCCGAGATGGGCTCTGACGCGATGATCCTCTCTTCGCGCAAGGAACGGAGAAAAGGGATTCTGGGAATTTTCTCCAAACCGTTTTTTGAGGTGACCGCGGCGATTGATCCGCGGCCGGCGCCAAAACCGGTCCCTGCCCCGCGTGAGAAGGAAGAGCGAGAGCTTACGACGAAAGAGGAGTTCCAGAAGTCGATGCTCGGACCTTTGGCGCGGGAACTCCGCGATCTTCGCGAGAAGGTTGAAAAGCTCTCGACCCGGGAGAATCCGCCGCCGGTGCCATTCAAGGCCGAGGTGACCGCGCCGAAATCCGGTGGAGACAACGGCACCGGCAACATTGCCAGGACCATCCCCAAAGAGGATATGGAGGAGCTGAAACAGTACCTCTTGAATGCCATCAAGGTTAAAGAAAAGCCTGACGTGGTGCCCGCGGCATTTCCCCAGCACAAGGCCGAGCCGGAGGATGTGAAGATTCTGGATTCGGAACTGCAGGGCGTCGAGCGGGTCCTTGCCAGGCTTTCTGGTGAGTTGCGCGAGGCCGGTATAGAAAAGGACGCCGTTGGGCCGCTGCTGGAGCATGTCCGCCCCATGGCGGAAATTACCGATGATCAGAAAGAGTTGAAGCTCTCTCTAATCGATGCCTTCTCCAGCGTCATTAAAACTGCCGGTCCGCTTCGGATGAAAAAGAACGGTCCGCGAATCATCGCCCTGGTCGGCCCCACCGGTGTGGGCAAGACCACTACCACAGCCAAGCTTGCAGCAATGTATGCCATGCACAAGGGCGCCAAGGTTGCCCTCGTCACCACCGACAATTTCAGGGTCGGGGCGTTCGAACAGCTCAAGACTTATTCCAAGATCATGGGGGTGCCGCTGGAGATCGCTGTCACCTCTCAGGATCTGGCAAAGGCGACTGAAACCCACGCCGACAAGGATCTGATCATCATCGACACTGCAGGTAGAAGCCCCAAGGACCATGGTCGCCTGGATGAATTGAAGGCACTGTTGGATTCCGGGCTCGACATTGAAATGCATCTCTGTCTTTCAGCAACAACCAGAGACAAGGAACTGGCCGACGCTATCACCAACTTCAGCGTGCTGCCGATTTCAAGCCTGCTTTTTACCAAGCTTGACGAAGCGGAGAATCTTGGGAGTATCGTGAATACCCATCATCGGTGCAAGCTGCCGCTTTCCTATTTTACCAACGGCCAAATGGTGCCTGAGGATATTGTGGTGGCGACCCCGCGTAAACTGGCTAATCTCGTCATGAAGGAGAATGCGTAA